The Sminthopsis crassicaudata isolate SCR6 chromosome 5, ASM4859323v1, whole genome shotgun sequence genome contains the following window.
AGATAGTCAATCTCCCAGCAAAAGAGGTGAGGCTGGTGAACTGTGACCATGGCGAAGCAGGGGGGACCTGTTCTGTACTGAGGCATTAAGACTCCCGAATCATTCAAgtgaacatccattccttttggagACCACAGCTATGAAACTCAAAACACAAATGCAAATGGGCAAAGGCTTGGATACAAAAGTCACTGTTGGGGATCAAGCACTTActtgttcttcctcctcctgccccTACGAGACTTTCTAACTCCCCCAGGGGGCACCTGAAAAATTGTGAGATGGGATCAGGAAAAGGAGTATTTCCATGATTCTTTTTGGAAATTTCCTGAAATTGGGCCCCTTCTCCTCTACTCACCTTGAGCTCATCTGGCTGGGGCACGGGAGTGGGTAGGTCTTTGGGCTCAGTCCCCCCTTCAGCCAACTCCCCATTATGCTGCCAGTGGGGACCTCGGGGGGACCGTTCCATCTGTCCATTGAAACCACCTCGTCCTCCCCACCTAAGGGCCAGTCGACTAGGCTCTCTCCGGCTACCAGGCTTTCGGCCCCGGCCTGGTCTAGTCTCCCCATTAATGCCCCTTGATCCCCCACCTCCCCGCCGTCCCCGCTTTCCTGACCCCCTCCCAGTCAACAACTCAGGAGCTGGAGGGTCAGGGAAACCCTGGGGTGGGGCTAAGGCACTGAGGGGGGGCCGGGCAGGCTCCGGTTCAACAGTTGGGCTGGGACTCTCAGGGGGCAGGCAGGGAGCTTCTGGTTGCTCAGTGGGGAGCtgcagagcaaaagagaaagtcCAATCAGTCCAAATCGCAGTGCTGACATTCCTGATACCACCCACAATAACCTAGGAAATCAAATTCTTTGCCTCCTTCCTCCAGAGAAGAAAACAGGTAGCAGCTAATATCCAGAACTCACCTGGAGACTCTGCAACAAGCAGGTCAAGGGGCTGGAAGCCCCAGAGAGAGGTGGGGGGGCACCTCCCCCAGGGAGGAGCTGGAGCCCAAGCTGGCCAGGGAAAAGAGGTCCTGGAGGGGTCAGCAGGCTGGGAAGGGTCCCAGGGCTGCTAGTCATCGAAGACAAGTCACCTGAGAATGAGCAAAGCAAGTCAGGAGGCCACCTGTGCAAATGATGTAAACTCAGACCATCCCATGAAGTATTCAGGGGAGGTGAGGCATTTATTCTAATCTTTAGAAGGCAGTCTCCCCAATGATCACTCTCTGCAAAAGTGAGCACCACTTTTGAAATCTCTACTCCTTGGACTTACCCAGCAGGCTGGCGCTCAGCAGAGGGCTGAGGAGTGGGGGGGTTCTCCCTGAGGTGGAAGGGGCCTTGCCCAGAGAGGAGGCCCCGGGGTCAGTAGTTGCCGTGGTGACGCTGGAGGTAGGTGGTCCAGGTTGAGGGGTGCTCAGAACACAGGGCTGAGACGAGAGACATGGGTCACAGAAGGCTAAGATCCCATattccaggaggaggaggagcagcagcagcagcaacaacactGTTCCCCCTTCCACTCAAACCCCTACTATCCTCTGGGGAATTATTTATCTAGGAAAATGAACACCTCCCTTCTCCCTGGCATTCCTTTTCCTAATAGCACCTActgcttttctttcctcatccttACCTGGGAGGGGTTCCCTGCAGGGGAGTCCAGGCTGGCAGCCAGCAGCGCAGAATTTAAAGCTATGAGGGCAGGTGGGGCTGAGAGGGGGGGAAACAGCAGGGGGGGCAGGTCTCCCAAACCTGGAAATGACTCCCCACTTGGACCCCCAGCCACCTCCCCAGgtccttccccatcccctgatGGAGGACCCAAAGCCAGTAGGGGTAGAAGTGAGGCAAGGAGGTTGCTGGGAGGGGCTGGAGCAGGGGGTAGTAGGTCCGAGGAGGGCGGTGGGAGCAAGGAAGCCACCAAAAGTGATGGTCCCTCGGGATCGCCGGGGGCCAGGGGAGGGCCCGGACCCCCAGGAGGAGGCAGGAAGGGCTCAGGGGGAGgctgccccccacccccagccaacACACCCAACAAACTGTGGCTAAGCAATGGAGGGGGAGGAGGCTGCCCCAAACTCAAAGGAAGAGGCAGGGCCCCAAGTAGTCCTGGAAAGCCTGCTCCACCCAATGCCAAGCCCTGCTCTGGGCTGGGAAAGGGGAAGGCCTCCCCTCCAccaagggaaggaagagggcAGCTTGGACCCATCCCTTCAGGGGTGCTTCGAAGGACAGGGCTGGGAACCGGGGGGGCTTTGGTGGCGGCTGGAGGGGCAGGGGCacctgagagaaaaaaaagagcaaagaatcagaaaagagaaaggaaaacccCACCCTATTCCCCAGGGAAAACAGCCTCTCTGTCCAATTTCAACCCAAACAACACGGAAGGAGTTCCCCTCTAAGCTTCAACCCAAACACCTGGGGTGGCTGATCTGCCCCAACCCAGTCACTCATGGGGAGAGAAAGCTGCTTCATAACATCCATGTACCTGGCATGCTGCTGAGGCTGCCACTGCTAGTCCCAGGTAAGGAGGGCTGGATGGGGTGCATGGGTTGGGGGGGGCTCcctgaggagaggggaagggttgggggaaggggCACATCAGACCCCGAAAGGTTAAAGCTTCCATCGGAATGGGGAGGGGTAGAGAGTCCCAGCAGGGATAGCACAGAGGGAAGGATTGGGTTAGATGGTTCAGAGTGAGGGAAAGATGGTGGGGCAGGGGCACGAGGGCGGGTCCTCCGGGGTATCAAAGGCCCTCCCCCTTCTAGCAATCGCAGAACAGTTGGAGGCCTGCGGGGGCGGCGTTGGGAACGGGGTGAGGGCTGATGGGGAGGAGGAGGCGCCTGGGCTCGAAGCCTTCGGCCCTGTAAAGTGCTGGGGGGAGGCAGTGAGGGGCGCTGTGCCTTGGCTGCTGCAGAGAGTAGGCTGCTGGCGAGGAATGGGGGTGCCCCAGTCCCCTCTACCATGGGACCCCCTCCCAGAGGCCCCAGGACCAAGGGCAAGGGCAGGTGCATAGAGGCTGAAGACACTGGTGGCTGAGTGGGGGGTCCACAAGAGCCAGGGAGATTATTGCTTGGAGGCAGGGGAGAGGGCGTTAAGGCATCACTGCAGTGGAAAGGGGGATCCAGAGGGTGCTCGCCACTCCCCGTGGGTggtgaagaggaaacaaggggtGCAGGAGGAGAACCCAGATCTGGAGGGACCAGGCTGGGTCTGAGGGCAGTCCCCCAGATGTATGGGGAGGCATTGAGACTGACagcagggggtgggggtggggctggggagggggcaTTGCCCCTCGGAAGGAAGCAGGGGCTGTTGCTGCCCCCTGGGGTACCTGGGTCAGGGGGCCTTGGGGGTGGAAAGACACCCCCAGGGCCTGATAAGGGGGGAAAGGGCTGAGGAGATGCAGAGAGTGGCTCTGGGGGTAGAGTACAGGGTCCCCCATTAAGTGGGGCTATGGGAGGGGCTCGGCAAGGGGGATGGGCAGTCGGGGGACCTGGGGACACAGTGTGGAACAGTTGGGGGCTTGCTCCCCCTCCTGCAACAGATCAGAAATAAGAGGGTCAAAGCCAGGAACCTCTTCGTTGGAGAACTTCTCATTCCTCAGTTCCACTTCTACCAGGTCTCCCCGAGCCTGACCCCTACTCTCATTCCAGCCCCCCCCATCCGTAGCAGCCCCACTCCATTCATGCCTGTCTTCCCCATATCCTCTCTGCTCAGCCCTCCCAGACTTGGAAGCACCCTCCCCTGGCTCCTTCACCCAGGTTCCAAGGCTCCCTCTAATCCCCCCCTTTCTCTCACCAGGGGAGGGGTGTGAACAGGTGGTCTCCATGCTTCTGTATAGCGTTGCCATGGCGACAGCTTTCCGCCTGTGGTTGCACAGCTTGGTCATGTCCTCCTCAGCTGCCGGCCCCACCCCTGCCCCGCCCGGGGTCACCAGGGCCAAGGGGTCAAAGTTGAAAACCTATACGGCAGAGGGTACGGACAGGCTGAGGAATCGGAGCCGGGGGTTGGTTGCCAGGCTTGTGACTCCTGGTTAAGGTTTTGGGCTTTCTCCTCACTCCCCCGCCCCGGCTAACCCTCATGGTGCTGACCTTGGGGACATTGAGTGGACACTCCAGGCCGCACTTGCAGGTCCCATCACTGAGGAGGTAGCTCCGGGTTTGCTCCAGGGAAGACAGCTCTGTGCCACTTGGACTGGGGAGGAATAGGGTCAGGAAGGAGGGGATTAGGGGGCACAAGGTCAGCAAGTACTCCCGAGGGGCAGAGCTACTTAAGCCAATTCCAAGATCCTCCTGGGTGGGGCAGCATAATCTAAGAGGAGGGCTGAGTGGGGGAGGGGGCCGGGGGAACTTCCACGGATGCAGGAGTGGGGCTCGGAGGGGGTGGCTGGGCTGCTCGGGCTCCGAGCTGTGAGTGAGCGGATTGGAGAAAAATACCGAACGGGAAAGGCAGGGAAGAAAGCACCGGGTCGTGGGAAGGTCCATACCTGACATAGAGCACGGCACCCTCCCGCACACAGCGCTGCCAGCCAATAGGGACAGGGGAGGCCCCAGGGCCCCCAGCTCTGTCTGCTTCGCTGCTCTCATTGCCCCCATTCATTGTGTGCGCTCAGCTCCCATTCGCCTGACAACACAGACACTCTGGTGGGCACTGGCAGAAGGGCAGGGAGGGACACAGGACAGGGCATGAGGGAAGACTTGGCCAGGAGAGGGAGAAACCGGGGCGAGTCGCATGCCTACATGGGCCTAGGCAACCCCTGGGAAGAGCCCGGGGCAGTGAGAGCTCGGGAAGGAGAGCAGGGGAATGCCCGCGGCGCTCGGCTACCTGAACATCTCTGCAAACATGGTGGTGTCCAGTCCAAGCCGGGCCTCCGGCTTAGCCCACACCTGCAACACAGGGCATGGGGCCTGTCAGCAGATGACAGCTCCCGACATTCTCCCCGAGGTCTCGGAGAGCTCCCCCGGGGCCCGATCTTCGGATCGTTGCCCTCAGCCCCGGAGGGTGGCAAGACCACCACAAAGCGGTCTCTCCCGAGAGGACCGCCGTTTCCCCCGGCTTCCCCCGCAGATCACCAGGATTTAAGTGCCCCAAAGCCCTCTGGGGGGAGCTCCCTCCGTGTCCCCGCGGCCACCCGACGTTTCTCCCCACACACTTGGGAGGAGCGGCGCCTCCATCCCCCTCCCCTTTCGTGGCGCCTTCAGGGTTCCTGCATTTTCCCCACCCTGAGTTTCGATGGAGGGCACAGCAGGCGGGGAGGGCCCCGGGGCTCCGCCGCCCTCTCTCGACACTCTGACGGCCTTCCCCGAAGCCCCCCGGCGCCCCTGTCACCCCGCGCCGCCGGCCCGCCTCGGCCCGGGGACGCGAGGTTGGCGAGTAGGAAGGAACTTGGGGGGAGGGTGGAGGGGTGAGCGCCGTGtcgggaggaggaggaaggaggcgGCGCAGGAGGCAGGAGACAGACCCAGAGGTAGGtggcgggggagggggaggggagggcgaagaaggaggaggaggaggggaggaggaagggaggaggagggagggagcaggTGAGAGGAAGCGGCGCGGGGATGGGGACCGAGGGGAGGcgaaggggagaaaaggggagtAGGGAGGAAGCAGGGacggagagagggagggagggagggcagagcggggggaggggggaaggaagaagccgaggagggagggggcagaaggggagggggaggggcggggggccGGGCCCCCGCACTCACCGCGGCCCATAGTGCCGGCCGGCCCCGCCCTGCGCAGTCGCGGCCCGGTGGGTGAGTGTgagggggtgggggtagggggtCGGTGTAGCCCGAGCCTCCGGCCAGTCCTAGCAGGAAGCACCGCCGCTGCCGCGGATCACCGAGCGGCCTCCCGCGCATGCGCCATAGGGGCCAGGGGCAGCCCTGGGGATTCCGTTCCCAGAAGGCCCCGCGCGGGTCGCCGCTCCGCCgccgtcgccgccgccgccgccgccgccgccgcccggaCGGGAGAGGGGCGGGGTCAGGCCCCCCACCCCGCGGTCCGCGACGAACCAACGGGAGGGGCCGCAGTGCGCATGCGGACACGCGCCTGCACCGCCCTCCCCCCATCAATCCCCCGGGGAACAAACCCGTCCCTCCACCCCGCGGGGATCTGAGTTAATTCCCGGTCCACCAATGACCTCTCCCggtccccctcccttccccccccccgcccccgacCGAGCCCGGGCCGGCCGATGAGAGAGAAAATGCCGGAACCCCCAGCGGGCCCCCCCCCCAGAAGAGGAGGCACGGTACAGGATGGACCGGGAGTCCGAAGACCTGAGTGCGAGTCTCAAAACTTAGCTACTGTCTCCACCGAGGCGACATAGGATCGGTCAGGCTACCTCTCTGATCCTCCCCTAAAAGTAGAGGGATGGGCGGCTCTTAATCCCAAATTTCCCAGGACCTCCCTCCGCCTGTCACCGATCCATGGCTTATGGCCTCTGCGGGGATGACAGCTCAGCTTGTCAAGATCCTCGGCTGGTTGTGGGATACAGGTCCCCAAGCTTATCCCGGCACACCTGTCTCTTGCTCGGATGACAGCTTGGGCAGTGTCATCTCAGGAACACAGGACCCCCGCTTTGCAAGGATGGCACGAGTCAATTCTTCCCTCTTTGTCTAGTGCTCCAGCAACGCCTTTGGATCGGCtccattctcattttcctcattttacagatggggaaactgaggcacccagAGCTTACGTAATGTGGGTAGGGTCTGGCGCTGCTCACACCCAGGCCATCCTTCATATAGACTCTGGCCAAACTAATCTCCCTTATGCAGAGATCTGGatgcatcactttttttttttttttaatatccttcaTGAAAAGAAATTAGCATCCATAAAGGTACTTACTTCCTCGTCTGACCTCACTACTTTTTCCATCCTTATCCTTTCAAAGATCATTAATCGGGATAGTGAAGCTTCCTCTCTTCACTTGCTGGATTCCCAGCCCATCTTTTACAGTCCAGAACTGCAGAAAGGAATCTCGCATCAGAACCTCAGCGGAAGAATGGACTTCATGCAtttgtcactttaaaaaaaattcatatacaaTATCGTATATCATTTTTGTATCTATGTTCATATCTTATCCTCTTCCTAGAATGTAAGATCCGTGAGCAAAAGGACCGTGTCTTTTCTCCCCAGGAACTTGGCCATGCATCGAACCCAACAGGCATTTAAtgttaaagcattttaaaaattcctttcaataaacatgtattatgtGTTCAACTTATTGGTATGCAAAAACTACTGTGTCCTACAACTTCTCGAAGTAGTTAATGATTATAAACTATCTTTCCTCCATAAGTATGGTTAATAGCCAATGTACTGAAGGAGCATCCCAAGTCCCCGTGGTCCAAGAGGAGGAAAGTCCAAACGGATAAGGATGATCAGAGCTAGGGGCAGAAATCTTGAGGTGCTGCATTAATAGCAGGGTCTTGTTAAAAGAGGACGCTTGCAAGACCCCAAAAGCGAAAGTTAAACCTTTCTGCTTTTGTTGGGGATTGGGGAGGGTGTGTGCAATTGTGGTAATAGATCACACTCAGTAGTGAGATAGAAAACCGTGACAGCCCTGGGGATCGGAGCTGGAATTTTTGACCTCCACTCTTTCCCTGCTCTCTCAcacaacccattttacagatgagcaaaaggAGGCCTAGAAGGTGAAAGGTGAGAGAACTAAGATTTGGGGCTGGAGCGGGTCCAGGCCTCCTTCTACCCCAAGCTGCCCCGTCTGGGGGAGGTGGAGCAGATCGGGAAGGCTCCCTGCCATGCCGGGGCATTCGCAGGGCTCAGGGTGGGGCGGTTGGCCGCTTCTGGCAGTTGGGAGCCCGTGGCTCCAGGCCTCTCCGGCTCCCGCCTCCTGTACAGCTCTCAGGCCGTGCGCGTGCGCGTGCGCGCGCGCGAAGGCACCGGTTGCCAAACATTGCATCATCTCCGCCCTCCTTTCCTCGCTTactccatctccctccctcttccagcCCCacacccctcctccctctcccttcattcctctcttctcctcccagtTCGAGCTCGTGCGCGCGCGCGCACGCGAATGACTCACACATCTCCCCAATGCCTCGTGACCCGAAGGCACTTCCGGGTATAACGCGACTTCTACCCCCTCACTGAGGGGGGTTGGAGAGGAGGGCCCTAGGAGCTGCTGAGTGGTGGAGAccagggggcggggcggggccgaAGCTGGCGTGCCCCTCGCCTATTGGGCTGAGTCTTGAGATCCCGCCCCTCCTCAGGGAAGAGGGTAGGACCGCTTTAAAAAGCTTGGACCGAAGGCCTAGCCGAGGTCAGACGCTTCAGTACCAGACAAAGGatagatgatgatgaagatgaccTGGTGGCAGCGGCAAAGCCAGAACCAGAGCCGGGACCCGAGGAGAGAGGCGAGTGTCAGTCCCTACCTTCTCCCCTTTCGTGTCACTGCTCTCCCCAAATTAGGGACTCCACCCCCTACTCCGGGTGCTGCGTCCCCAAAACGTGAACTTCTCTTCCGGGGTCTTTTCTATCCATTAAGTATAAAATCCTAATAAATTCAGGCTCCTGGAGAGCTCGTAACTCCCCCCAAAAAGGTGTGGGATTATCTTGTCTAAAATGGGAGAGGTTTTATGCCCCTCCTCCACCTTTGGAAGGACGATCCTGCCCTCCCTCCAGCCGTACCCCGTTAAATGAGTCTGTGGGATGCTGTTGTCTTTGGGTACCGGGGTGCTTCCTTGGGCGGAGAGGTGAGCTTGGTCTGCAGAGGGGAGGAGACTGACCTCCGAGGGGAGCATGTCACAATTCGGCCAATCACAGGGAGAGGTGTCAGGAGCCCTCCCCTCAGCTGTTGCCCAAGCTTTGGATAATTTGGGATTGGGGCTGCAGTTGAGCtcactcttctctccttcctggtGTGCTAGCCAGAATCTGAGCTctgtttattttgttgatttgtgCTCTTGGGCCCTGCATTCAACATGTTTCagcaaagagagaattttagaaataaaggacACTTGGAAAATTGAAAAGATGACAACTCCAAGAGTGATTTCCTCTTATCCAGGCCTGGGAGCTTTATTAATGTAGCACAGATATTTCTCCAGTTTGGGGCACCCAGAATGTGATACTTCCAGCAGACTGGATTTTGCTTGCACTCCCTATAGTGCCCCTTTCCAAGCAGCCCGATGTAACCATTGCATCAGGCCAGCCCCCTTCCTGACTCTGGAGCCCTCTGGCCTGGGGCCTCACTGCTGATGAAAGCCCAGTCCTATATGCAGGAAGGCAAGGAAAGTCCCATGAGGAATTGACAGCCCAGCAGAGAAATACCGGGGGCGGTATTGCATCTGCAGCCTCCTGGGATCcctgaagctgctgctgctgcttgccACCTCTGGGCTGCAGCTGTCCCTGCCTTGTCAAGGGGACTCAAAATCAGCAAAGTGCCAGTCCGGTCCTTTCTCTAGCACTTAATTGTGTTCTAATTTGGATGTTAAGGCTATGGTTTGCCTGGGACTTTTTCCAGTATGCCATCAGGATGACAAATGCCAGCAACTAAAAATAAAGGGAATTGGGCTCTTTGACAAATACTGTACATACACCTTAGAAAAGGATGTATAGATTCTAATAGACCAACTTCCAGATTGAGAAAGAATTAgcttatctcttttttctctctactccCTACAGTGTTCTAGAAGAAAGTCTATCTTCATACATCACCATACCTGAGAGCAGGTAAAAAAGGCTCATTTCCCCTGGTCCAGTAACTCATAAATTGTCTGATTCACtattctttttaatgattttgcCACCTTTTATTGGAGGGGTGGGGGGTAGCTGGGAAATCTCTCCTCACGAATAGAATTTGGGGGCCTAGCTTCCATTAGGGTAAGAATAGCATAAATGACAAGTTACCATGGAAACCTTTTTCTTCTATCAAGTACTATATAATAGTTGAGGTATTACCAGGAATGAgtatttttccagctcattttgtgaAGCATTCTCATTGGCAACACTCTTTCCCCAGAGTCCGATCTAAGCAGAGATGGCAGCTGAATCACTGCCCTTCTCCTTTGGGACACTGTCTAGCTGGGAGCTAGAGGCCTGGTATGAGGACCTGCAAGAGGTGCTGTCCTCTGAAGAGAACGGAGGAGCATATGTCCAACCCCCTGAAACAGAACAGGTAAAGCTGACAAAAGCAATTTCCCTGTTAAAAACCCTGGGGTAGGGAATATACCTATTATTCccaactttacagatgaggaagataaGTAGCCCTAGGCCATACAGCTACCGGGCACTGCAAGGTAAGATATGGGTTCTTTCTGGTGCACAGAAGGTTGTGTCACACGatcttttgctttcttgtaggAAGAACTGAAAACCTTTACCAATCTGGACTCAGCCTCCCTGGTGTGGCTAGCTGAGGAGCCTGGGCCAGGGGGAATTACAAACAATGGCCAGAGCCCTTGCTCTCCTGAATCCAGCCAGAGCTCACTGGcccaggaagaagaggaggaccAGGGGGAacgaggaagaaagagaaagtggagGAACAGTGAGCAGTCCCCAGCTAGAAGTCGGAAGCAGAGtgtgaaagaaaaggaacaggAGAATGAACGGAAAGTGGCCCGTCTGGCTGCTGAAAATGAGCGCCTGAAGAGAGAGATCGAGCGATTGACCCAGGAGGTAGACATGACCCGCCAGGCCCTAATTGACCGAATGGTCAGCTTGCCCCGATCATGAATGACTGGGCCTTGGAGGCCTTTCCCTCTGCTCTCCCAAGTGCCAATCAGCAGCCCTACATGCCCCAAAGGAAGGCCCCATACCATGTATATAGatatttgatattatatttattacagCTGACCTGTGGCATTAAAATGAATTCTACTCAATCACATTCTGAGTGTGTCCTAGGCgctctttgtcatttcttcttct
Protein-coding sequences here:
- the MBD6 gene encoding methyl-CpG-binding domain protein 6; amino-acid sequence: MNGGNESSEADRAGGPGASPVPIGWQRCVREGAVLYVSPSGTELSSLEQTRSYLLSDGTCKCGLECPLNVPKVFNFDPLALVTPGGAGVGPAAEEDMTKLCNHRRKAVAMATLYRSMETTCSHPSPGGGASPQLFHTVSPGPPTAHPPCRAPPIAPLNGGPCTLPPEPLSASPQPFPPLSGPGGVFPPPRPPDPGTPGGSNSPCFLPRGNAPSPAPPPPPAVSLNASPYIWGTALRPSLVPPDLGSPPAPLVSSSPPTGSGEHPLDPPFHCSDALTPSPLPPSNNLPGSCGPPTQPPVSSASMHLPLPLVLGPLGGGPMVEGTGAPPFLASSLLSAAAKAQRPSLPPPSTLQGRRLRAQAPPPPHQPSPRSQRRPRRPPTVLRLLEGGGPLIPRRTRPRAPAPPSFPHSEPSNPILPSVLSLLGLSTPPHSDGSFNLSGSDVPLPPTLPLSSGSPPQPMHPIQPSLPGTSSGSLSSMPGAPAPPAATKAPPVPSPVLRSTPEGMGPSCPLPSLGGGEAFPFPSPEQGLALGGAGFPGLLGALPLPLSLGQPPPPPLLSHSLLGVLAGGGGQPPPEPFLPPPGGPGPPLAPGDPEGPSLLVASLLPPPSSDLLPPAPAPPSNLLASLLPLLALGPPSGDGEGPGEVAGGPSGESFPGLGDLPPLLFPPLSAPPALIALNSALLAASLDSPAGNPSQPCVLSTPQPGPPTSSVTTATTDPGASSLGKAPSTSGRTPPLLSPLLSASLLGDLSSMTSSPGTLPSLLTPPGPLFPGQLGLQLLPGGGAPPPLSGASSPLTCLLQSLQLPTEQPEAPCLPPESPSPTVEPEPARPPLSALAPPQGFPDPPAPELLTGRGSGKRGRRGGGGSRGINGETRPGRGRKPGSRREPSRLALRWGGRGGFNGQMERSPRGPHWQHNGELAEGGTEPKDLPTPVPQPDELKVPPGGVRKSRRGRRRKNNPSRTSSSSRQITLESSHMAGVAVPLPPRPRPGRPAKNKRRKLAP
- the DDIT3 gene encoding DNA damage-inducible transcript 3 protein, whose product is MAAESLPFSFGTLSSWELEAWYEDLQEVLSSEENGGAYVQPPETEQEELKTFTNLDSASLVWLAEEPGPGGITNNGQSPCSPESSQSSLAQEEEEDQGERGRKRKWRNSEQSPARSRKQSVKEKEQENERKVARLAAENERLKREIERLTQEVDMTRQALIDRMVSLPRS